GAGTTTGAATTGGCACTAGCACGTGAGTTGCAGCCACTAGGCTGATATAGCTTAAAATTCCTAGACTGGGCGGGCAGTCAATCAGAATAAAGTCATATTGCTCAAGTACTGGCTCCAGAGCATCCTTGAGCCGGACATCTCGCATATCTGCAACTACCAGCTCCAACTCAGCAGCACTGAGACTGATATTAGCTGGAGCCAGAGCCATACCATGAATATCAGAATGGATGGATAGAGGTTTGCTGTGCAAAACGGACTCATAAACTGTCTGTTTGAGTGAAGTGGGGTCTATACCCATAAAGTTAGTTAATGACCCTTGGGGGTCCATATCTACCAGAAGTACGCGATGTTTGCGCTCTTGCAAATGGTAGGCAAGGTTCATGGCTAAAGTACTCTTGCCAACACCACCTGACTGATTAAATAGTGTGATTACCCGACTCAACTGAATTTCTCCTAATTCTGCTTGTGTTCGTTTAACTTGACTTCATGCTTATCGCTTTAACTGTGTCGCTGTTCGCAGAATAATAATTTATCGAATTATCTCGATCTCTATACTCAAGTCCAAGCCTCCCCAAGCTCTATCAGCAGTAAGTGCAGGTAGGTTCAATCGCTGGTAGTCCTGCATAGTCATGAAAAATCCATTATAATTTTAATGATTCAATCCCCCTTATTTTTTAGCTTATGGAATGTCCCAAGTGCGGCTCTCAATCCGTTGTAAAAAATGGCCACACTCATAGTGGCAAACAAAACTTTAAATGTCGAGATTGTCTTTGACAATTTGTCATGGCTCCCCGACATCAACCGATTTCTCAAGAAAAAAGAGAATTGATAGATCGGCTCTTATTAGAAAAAATATCTTTGGCTGGAATTGTTAGAAGTACAGGGGTTTCTGAACGGTGGCTACAATACTATGTCAATCAAAAATTAGACTCGGTCAAGAGAGAAGTGCAAGTAACCTCAAAAAAAAGGGAAGCTAACAATCCAATGTGATGAAATGTGGTCATTCGTAGGGTTTAAGGGGAACAAGCAGTGGATTTGGTTAGCCATTGATGTAGTTACTAAAGAAATTATCGGAGTATATATTGGGAAAAGAGATGAAACTGGTGCAATAGGATTGTGGGATTCTTTACCCTCAGTGTATCGCCAGTGCGCTGTCAGTTATACAGACTTTTGGAGTGCTTATGAGAGAGTATTTCCGAAAAATAGACACCAATCAGTAGGCAAGGAAACTGGCAAAACCTCCTATATAGAAAGATTTAACAATACGATGAGGCAAAGAATATCTCGGCTAGTTAGAAAAACTCTTTCATTTTCTAAAAAGCTCTCTAATCATATTGGAGCTATCTGGTATTTTATTCATGAGTATAACGCCTGTTTATTAATAGAGGGAAAGACTTACTTTTCATGACTATGCAGGACTACCAGATTTTGAAGCAGAGTCCGCAGTGGGAAATGGTAAAAATCCAGCTGGAGATTTGATGGATTTGCTCGTCGGGTGCGCTTTCAAGTCAGGCTCTAGAGCGGTGCGTTCTATTTCTAGATCTGACATCGGTGCAGCTATTTCTTTATTAACATTTTTGTCAAATTTATCGGTTACTTCCCCCGATATTTGGATGTTAATAGCTCTGTTTTGTTCCTCTTCTTCAGAAATCTCAAAATTGATGGTTTCTTCCTTAGTTCCTTCTTTATTTGAAGGGGACTGAACCTCAACATTTTCTTTTTTATCTTTAAATTTCAGCATTGCTGAAATTAATTGTGCAATCAATTGCTGGTACTTTTCTTGAAAGGTCGCAGCATCACCTTGAGAAACACCAAATATTGACATTGCAGCCTGCTCCTAATCATTCAATGAAAGTATGTATTAGAGAAGTGAAGCCTTTGTTGGGTTGAGCTAAAATCGCTGGGTAAGGAAAATTTCACATCACGTACCCTCGCCGTTAGAAAAATTAACCAAAGTGAATCCAGTTCCTTCGTAGCAGTAACGACTATGGAAAACTGTATTTTCCTTGCCAGCAGATTGGGCTATTACCAAACATGGAAACCCATTTCGGGCCTGTTCCGAGATAGAAAATAAAGAAATTGCTTTCGGTAAATTAGGATTGAGCATTAAGCTCAAAGTTAACCTGCTTCCATCGGTATAAACAGAGTATAAACACCCACCTTTACCACACAATTGAGGTGTATTGAAGTCAATGATGTAAAGGTTATCCTTCTCCAAAGAGGGAACTTTAAATGCCTTAATTTGATTGGTATTTAAAGGCTTTTCAGATTCGGCGCGGGTGTAATTCTCTTGCACAGCAGCCGCCAAAACTCGATCGGGCACAACTTGATTAGCTCTAACCCAACTCGTTGCTTGCTCATTTTGACTCAAAGCCCAAAGAGAACCCAAACCAATTAGAAGACAAATAGCAACAGCAACAAAAATTATCCTTTGCACTCCTGTTGCAGGAAGCTTAGATCGTGAGAACATAATTTCACCTCAAGAGCAACCCAAAGTAGCTAAAGCTTGTTGGTAATCGTTAGCAGCCTTTTCTCCGTAAGATTTCACGGAGAGCTTGCCTGAAATATCACTTACGAGAGCAT
This genomic window from Microcoleus sp. FACHB-831 contains:
- a CDS encoding ParA family protein, with the translated sequence MSRVITLFNQSGGVGKSTLAMNLAYHLQERKHRVLLVDMDPQGSLTNFMGIDPTSLKQTVYESVLHSKPLSIHSDIHGMALAPANISLSAAELELVVADMRDVRLKDALEPVLEQYDFILIDCPPSLGILSYISLVAATHVLVPIQTQYKAFCGTELLLGTVARVRSRPNRKLGIAGFIPTMYDGRNIQDARTLEAIQEQLKKVGSVYPPIPRSTAFADASEDHVPLALYNRKNAAVPVLKQIAASLEKLS